The genomic window ATACCTTTAGGGCGTGCAGCCAGCAAGTCAGTCACCCCGACCACCCGAGAGTCCCCATGGGCGTCTCCACCGCGCGCGTGCCCTCTACCGGAACGTCTCCAAGCGCAGGACCGCCTGGCTGCTCCTGAAGGACACCGTCAACTCCTGCATCGAGTACCGCATCCTGGGCCTCGCGGCCGAGGCGGCGTTCTTCACACTGCTCTCCGTGCCGCCGCTGCTGCTCAGCATGATCGGCCTGCTCGGCTACGTCGACGACTGGACCGGCGCCGACACCATCGCCAGCCTGGAGCTCAACCTCCTGGAGGCCTCGCGCACCGTCCTGTCCGACAAGGGCGTCGCCGAGATCGCGCAGCCCATCCTGGACGACGTGATGAGAGGCGGCCGCCCCGACGTCATCTCCATAGGGTTCCTCTTCGCCCTGTGGTCCGGGTCCCGCGCGGTGAACGTCTTCATCGACACCATCACCGTCATGTACGGCCTCGACGGCGTCCGCGGCATCGTCAAGACCCGCCTCATGGCGTTCCTGCTCTTCCTCGTGGCCCTGCTGATCGGCTCGATCGCCCTGCCGCTGATGGTGGCCGGCCCCGACGCCGTCGTCCGGATCGTCCCGTGGTCCGCGACCGTCGTCCAGGTCCTCTACTGGCCCGTCGTGATCGTCCTGTCCATCGTCTTCCTCACGACGCTCTACCACGTGTCAGTGCCGGTGCGTTCCCCCTGGGTCGAGGACGTCCCGGGCGCCCTCGTCGCCCTCGGTATGTGGGTGCTGGGCAGCTTCCTGCTCCGCATCTACCTCACGAACACGGTCGAGGGGGCGACGATCTACGGCTCCCTCGCCGCCGCCGTCGCCGTCCTCCTCTGGATCGGTGTGAGCGCCTTCGCCGTCCTCGTCGGCGCCGCCGTCAACGCCGCCATCGACCGCGTCTGGCCCGCCGCGGCCACCGCCGCCGCCCGCGCCGCCAATGAGCGCCTCCGCGAGGAACAGGCCGCCGAGTACGTCGCCCGCGCTGCCGCCGCCCGCTCCCACGACCCCGAAGACCCGGACATGCCTTCCGAGTTCCCGGAGCGGTGGTCGCGCTTCCTGCCCCCGGAGGACGTGACGTCGCGGCTGCGGTCACCTGTGAAGAAGGGGGACGACTAGCGCCCGGCGCTCCGCGTGGAGCCGCGGAGCGCCGTTCGGGGCCGGGTTGTACGCGGACTGCGGGTTGTGTCTGGTGGCTCGCGCCCACACGGCGGAGCCGTGGATCGACGCAGCCCCGCGCCCCTGAAGGGGCCCGGGGCGCGGGCGTAGCCTTTTCCGTGTGTATGCGGAACGGGCGTCTCGGCTGAGCGGGGCCGTCGTGTGGACGAACACGCCGAGTGGTCCCGGCCGGCCCGGGACCGGGCGGATTCTGCCCGACGGCTGCATGGACCTGCTGTGGAACGACGGGCGGCTGCTGGTCGCCGGGCCGGATTCGACGGCGTACGTCACCGAAGGTGCGCCCAGCGGCTGGGCGGGCCTCCGCTTCTACCCCGGCACCGCGCCCGCCTATCTCGGTGTGCCCGCCCATGAGCTGCGGGACCGGCGGGTGGAGCTGGCCGAGCTGTGGTCACCGGCGCTCGTCAGGCGGCTCACCGCCCGGGTGAACGCGGCCGCCGATCCGGCGAGTGGGCTCGAAGAGGTGGCCCTGGAGCGGGCGGCCGACGTGGAGCGTCCCGATCCGCTGCTGCGGCGGGTCGTCGTCGCGCTGGACGCGGGGCAGCCGGTCGCCGCGACCGCCGACGAACTCGGGCTCGGGGCACGGCAGTTGCACCGCAGGTCGCTCACCGCGTTCGGATACGGGCCCAAGACCCTGGCCCGGGTGCTGCGGCTGCAACGGGCGCTCGCGCTCGCCCGGGACGGGGTGCCCTTCGCCGCGACCGCGGCCCGGACCGGGTACGCCGATCAGGCGCATCTGGCGCGTGACGTACGGGAGTTGGCGGGGCTGCCGCTCGGCGAACTGCTCGACGGGCGGTAGCGGCCCTACCGGGTACCGGGTACCGGGCGCCGGGTGGCGGCGGGACGGTTACTCGGGGGCGGACGTCGGCAGCGGTGCGAAGAGGTCGACCCCGTTGCCGTCGGGATCGTGGATCACGGCGTACCGCTGGCCCCACACCGCGTCCCACGGCTTCAGCTCGCCGTGGTACCCGGCGTTCACCAACTCCTCGTACACCGCGTCGACTTCGGCGGGACTGTCGCACAGCAGCGCCAGCCCGGCGCCGCCGCCCGTCCCCGGGCGGTACTGGGGGAAGAAGGAGCGGACGGTCTCCTCGGTATCGAGCATCAGCCGCAGTCCGCCGGGCAGCTGGGCTTCGGCGTGCGGCTGGTTCTCGGCGCCCTCCGGAAAGGCGAAACCGAGCCGACGGTAGAAGGTGACGGAGGCGGCCATGTCCGAGGCCACCATGCCGATCGCATCGAGTCGTGGAGTCATACGGTCACCGTAGGCGGGCCGATGTCAGCCGGTCTTGAAGGAATCGGACACCCCATGTCCCTCTTGGGGCCCGCGGGCCCGGCACCTTCCGTGACGCGAAGTGAATCGTGTGAGTAAGCGCTCTCGCGGAACGGACTCTTTGCCCTACCTGTGGAACAACTGTGCGGCAGGATGTAGGACATGCTCCGTACCGCACGTGTTCTGCTGCCCCTGGCGTTGCTGCCGTTGCTGCTCACGGCCTGCGGGACCGAGAAGGTCGTGGCAGCGGGCCGGGAGCCCCTGATGCCGGCCCCCGACCGGGCCGAGCTGCACGCCCGCGCCGAGGCGCTGGGCCTCGCGCCGGGGCTCGTCCATGTCACCGAGTCCCCCGGATTCACGCTGGCCCGGCAGTCGGTCGGCGTGTACGGCGGAGACGGCTTCTCCGCCGCCTACTGGTCCCGGAAGAACAGCGCCCAGCTCCTGCTCCTCGTCGACCACGGCACGATGAACGCCGAGAGCTGTCCCGAGCAGCCGCTCGGCCAGGGCACGGGCGCGTCGGTCGGCTGCGAGCGCGACGGGGACGCCTGGTACCGGACCTCGGCGGGACAGCACGAGTACGCCGTACCGGAGGACGGCCATGTCGTCCGGATCAGTGCCGCCACGGCCGCCGTCGACCGCGACGTCCTGCGCGCCGCCGCTCTCGCCGCCCACCGCCCCACCGACGCCGAACTCGCCTACCTCCTCCCGCCCCGCCACCACGACAAGCACCTGCCCCCGCACGACGGCATGCCGGTCCAACGCGGCGACCTGCCCCCGGCGGGCGACGGCGCACCGAACAACGAGGTGGGCACGTCGGGCTGAGCCCCGGCTAGGAATGGAACGGTCCAATCGGGCGTGCCGTTCGACGCGGCCGGGCCCCGAAGAGGGCCGGCCCATGCCATCGGCGCGCATCTCCTACGGCGAAACGCCGGCCGCCCGCTCGGCCGACCAGGACCGCACCCTGCTTCAGGACCGCACCCTGCTTCAGGACCGCATTCCGGTCCCGTGACGCGCATCACAGGGAACTCGGGGGTGGCGGAATGGCAGAACCAGATATGGAGCCACTATTCCGGGCCCGCGTCCGAGCGGGCGACGAGGACTCCTTCAGGGTGCTGTTCCGCGAGCACGGGCGGGCGGTGTACAACCACTGCTTCCGCCTGACCGGCGACTGGTCGGTCGCTGAGGACTGCGTCTCACTGGTGTTCCTCGAAGCCTGGCGGATACGGGAGAAGGTCGACCCGCACGGCGGAAGCCTGCTGCCGTGGCTGCTGGGGATCGCCACGTACGTCGTGCACCACCGAAGACGCACGGCCCGACGGCACCGGGCCCTGATGGAGCGAATGCCCCCGCCCGGCCTGTTGCCCGACTTCGCCGACGAGGTGGTCGGCCGGCTCGAGGACCAGGAGCGGATCGCCGCGCTGCGCAAGGCGCTGGACCAGTTGTCGCGGCCGGACCGCGAGGTGCTGGCGCTGTGCGTGTGGGCCGGACTGGACTACGCCGCGACCGCCGAGGCGTTGGGGGTGCCGGTGGGCACCGTCCGCTCCCGGCTGTCCCGGGCGCGTGGTCGGCTGCAGAAACTGACGCAGAAGAATCTCGACGGTGACACGGAACCTGTGGCCGCGAGACGGCAGCAGACAGGTGACCGCCACGAGGCGGTCCGGCCGAGCGGGGACAACGGAAGGGGACTGCGGTGAGCTGGGACGGAGACCGGGACGGCGACGTCCGAGAACTGCGCCGGCTGCTGGCCGTGCCGGCCGAGCGGGACCTCCCCGCCGGCCGACGGATCCAGCGTGAGGAACACCTGATGCGCAGTTGGCGGACGATGGACAAAGAAGGCACCGGCGGGCGCGAGCACGGGCGCCGGGTGCGGAGGCGGTTCGCGTGGGGGCTGGCCGCGGCGTCGATCGTGGCCGGCGTGGCGGTGGCGGTGCCGGGCGGGACGGAGACTCCCGCCTACGCGGTGGAGAAGAACCCGGACGGCACGCTGACCATCTCCATCCGCGACCTCGACTGGTGGGGGGACCCCCAGCACTTCGAGCGGCTGGCACGCGAGATCCGGGCCGCCGGCTTCACCGCGATCGTCGACAAGATTCCCGCGGGCAAGACCTGCCGGCTCGATCGGGGAACGCCCCTGAATCAGCGGAAGACCGGCGACGGCAAGTGGGGCTACCAGTACGTCATGACGCATGCGGACGCGTATGTGGTCGAGGAGTACCTGCCCGGTTCCGGTCCGAAGGGGTCGGACATGAGAAGGGCCCGAGCTTTCCGGTACATGTTCTTCAAGGGCCAGGTCAAGCCGTGCGACCCCGTGAGCCGTCCCCAGCTGAAGCCGCCGCGGTGAGGCGGTGACGCGGCTGTGGGCCATGAGGACAGCCATCCCCTCATGAACAAACCCGCCCAGCGCACGAAGGCTGATCGCCGCGTCCCCCTTCAGGCCAACCTCGTCCCCCTGCTCACCCAGCGGGGGATCGAGACGTACTACGGCGTATCCACCTGGCAGATCGACCAGTGGCGGAAGGTCGGCATGCCGGACGAGCCGTTCGCCGGCCAGGGCCGCCGTTGCAACCTGGCGAAGTGCCAGGCGTGGCACGCCGGAACGCGACGGACGCGCGGTCGATGGCGGCCGCCGCGTGACCCGCGAAGAGCGCCGCGCACTGCTCGGTGACGCGGTCATCGAGCAGATCCCCCGAGACGTCGCAGACGCCCCCGAGCTGACGGACGTCGCTGGGGCCCGAGCTGATCAGCCGACTCCGTCTGATTCTCGCGCCGGCCGCAGCCCGCTTGCAGGCGCGTAAGGCGTACGAGGCGTCGGCTGTTGCGGCGGCCTGAGCTCATGAAGCATCAATAGTTCGTGCGGAAGCGCTGGCATTGGGTCATCACCATTACGGGGCGTGAGGGTTACTTCTGGCATGTGGAAACGGCGGATGGCGACTACGGCCCACTCCCGGGGCCAGTCGACAACAGCTGTACAACCGCCTCTTCGAGAGGACGGTCAAGGACTGCGGGGCCCCCGAGGACGCGCGGGTGATCTTTTTCTCGCTGGAGCCCACGAACTCGTTCCCGAGGAGTGGACCATCAGCGCGGTTTGATGGCGGTCTTGCCGAGCGGGCAGACCCTGACGCCATCTCGTGCCAGCATTCCGGTCACCATGCGGATGACTATCCGCATTCACTGGGAGGGGAAAGCCATGGCGAAAGACAGGCCCTGGAATCGAGCGGAGTACACGGCACCCCCGGCGCCGGACGGGTTCAACCTCGGGGACGCCAGCGACGAGGAAGTGCGCGCCTACTGCCTCCAACGCTCCCGTGCGTTCCTGGCCAGAGCAGAGACCACGGACGCCGCGATAAGCAGCGACCGCCAACTGGAGATCGCCGCCCATTACGCGATCATCGCGCAAGCCTTCCGGCCCGGACCCCAACCGGAGTGACGCCAACATTGCGGGGAGGGGCCCCGGTCCGGCCGTCATGATCAGCGGCGGGACCGGGACCGGCAACCCCAATCCATGTCCACAACGCCCCTAGGTAACGCCTACAACGAGTTACCAAGGATGTGGGGCTACAACTTCCGGTCATGGACGTAGAACGTAGAGGGCCCGAGCGGCGGATCCGTGGGCGAGAGCCACTTGACGCAGAGAGCTTTGTCCTTCTTCACTGCCCACTTGGCCCCCGCTGAGATGAGGCTGAGGGTGGCCGCGAGTGATTTGCTGATTGCCGGTTCCGGAAAAATGGCCGCGAATACAGCGGCAGCTGCGGTTGCGTTCGCCAGGTCCTCGGTCTCGGACTTGCTGAAGTACAGCGTATTGACGAACCGGCCGGTCTCGTACTCCGCCACCCGCCCCACCCCCTAGTTGTGCGAGCGTTATGCCCGCCTGCTGTCGGGCTCAAAGGTCACATTCTTCGGCTTAGGGTTGTCCCGTAAATGATCTTCGGGTGGTGGGGCTGAAGGCCCGTCCGACTATCCGCCGAGGGTGAGGTTGTGCAAGCGGGCGATGCCGAGCATGGCGTGGTGGACGCCGTCGCCTTTGAGGCGGCAGTCGCGGAGAATCTTCCATGTCTTCATGCGGGCGAAGACGTGTTCCACGCGTGCTCGGACCTGCTTGTGCGACTTGTTGTGCGCCACTTTCCAGTCGGGCAGGTCTTCGCCCTTACGGCGCCGGTGGGGTATGACGAGTCCGGTGCCCGGATAACCGCCGTCGGCAATTGTGAGGGTGCCGCCGACTGCGGCCCTGGCGCCGGATTCTTCCCACGCCTTGCAGTCGTTGCGGTTGCCCGGCAGTGGTCGGCCCACCACAACCACCAAGCGGGTGTCGGCGTCGATCACGACCTGGTGGTTGGTGGAGTACCGGTAGTTCTTCGACTGCTCAGCTACGTCGTGGTCGCGGGTGGGCACCAGGGTGCCGTCAACGATCAGCACGGTGTCCTTGGCGAAGCGGCGCCTCGGCTGCAGGGACATCAGCGGGCCGAGCTGAACGATGATCCGGTCTGCCGCCGACTTCGAGACGCCGAACAGCGGGGCCAGCTGGCGCATCGTCAAATTCGTACGCCAGTAGGCCGCGACCAATAGCACCCGGTCCTCCAGGGTCAGACTCCAAGGTCGTCCCCGGCGAACCGTGTCGGCGCCCTCACGCCGCAGGGCGGCC from Streptomyces sp. DSM 40750 includes these protein-coding regions:
- a CDS encoding YihY/virulence factor BrkB family protein, with the translated sequence MQPASQSPRPPESPHGRLHRARALYRNVSKRRTAWLLLKDTVNSCIEYRILGLAAEAAFFTLLSVPPLLLSMIGLLGYVDDWTGADTIASLELNLLEASRTVLSDKGVAEIAQPILDDVMRGGRPDVISIGFLFALWSGSRAVNVFIDTITVMYGLDGVRGIVKTRLMAFLLFLVALLIGSIALPLMVAGPDAVVRIVPWSATVVQVLYWPVVIVLSIVFLTTLYHVSVPVRSPWVEDVPGALVALGMWVLGSFLLRIYLTNTVEGATIYGSLAAAVAVLLWIGVSAFAVLVGAAVNAAIDRVWPAAATAAARAANERLREEQAAEYVARAAAARSHDPEDPDMPSEFPERWSRFLPPEDVTSRLRSPVKKGDD
- a CDS encoding RNA polymerase sigma factor; the protein is MEPLFRARVRAGDEDSFRVLFREHGRAVYNHCFRLTGDWSVAEDCVSLVFLEAWRIREKVDPHGGSLLPWLLGIATYVVHHRRRTARRHRALMERMPPPGLLPDFADEVVGRLEDQERIAALRKALDQLSRPDREVLALCVWAGLDYAATAEALGVPVGTVRSRLSRARGRLQKLTQKNLDGDTEPVAARRQQTGDRHEAVRPSGDNGRGLR
- a CDS encoding transposase, with product MAGVITASEPSWITPFSGLSPRQFGKLEAALRREGADTVRRGRPWSLTLEDRVLLVAAYWRTNLTMRQLAPLFGVSKSAADRIIVQLGPLMSLQPRRRFAKDTVLIVDGTLVPTRDHDVAEQSKNYRYSTNHQVVIDADTRLVVVVGRPLPGNRNDCKAWEESGARAAVGGTLTIADGGYPGTGLVIPHRRRKGEDLPDWKVAHNKSHKQVRARVEHVFARMKTWKILRDCRLKGDGVHHAMLGIARLHNLTLGG
- a CDS encoding helix-turn-helix domain-containing protein — its product is MYAERASRLSGAVVWTNTPSGPGRPGTGRILPDGCMDLLWNDGRLLVAGPDSTAYVTEGAPSGWAGLRFYPGTAPAYLGVPAHELRDRRVELAELWSPALVRRLTARVNAAADPASGLEEVALERAADVERPDPLLRRVVVALDAGQPVAATADELGLGARQLHRRSLTAFGYGPKTLARVLRLQRALALARDGVPFAATAARTGYADQAHLARDVRELAGLPLGELLDGR
- a CDS encoding VOC family protein; translation: MTPRLDAIGMVASDMAASVTFYRRLGFAFPEGAENQPHAEAQLPGGLRLMLDTEETVRSFFPQYRPGTGGGAGLALLCDSPAEVDAVYEELVNAGYHGELKPWDAVWGQRYAVIHDPDGNGVDLFAPLPTSAPE